A stretch of Acropora muricata isolate sample 2 chromosome 7, ASM3666990v1, whole genome shotgun sequence DNA encodes these proteins:
- the LOC136923011 gene encoding uncharacterized protein produces the protein MAWSAPEEWSRWDPEELMICPFDEVHKIKAKRFQHHLLKCRRNHPDKDFVSCPFNAKHLMLRSEVRHHVTRCPDRSAIEQYNYKGNEKDEDGFFFKGDTSVPTYYHSEKLEDPLSENWDDEDDNLQRPELIGNVPPIARTPSLSPEDRERLKRRMRSEAVSRGANPERLLRSEESPARLDFHGCSNVSPFGNLEKNSSSHGHISPQRPKTKSNPIFQHCIGKMQNLNGNTNNEPSKEHGLIRDETEQNALRHDLDGYFTASKSADLRIRNIGDQVAKLKLGVERNSQEVHEASGVRGVTGPRGSTGIVPPHFSGFGRARLAAEARKNNFGGISSSPPKAAGNGTVKTVPSYGRGRGMLSYC, from the exons ATGGCTTGGTCAGCCCCAGAGGAATGGTCTCGTTGGGATCCAGAGGAATTGATGATCTGTCCGTTCGACGAGGTGCATAAAATTAAAGCCAAACGTTTCCAACATCATCTTTTGAAATGTCGAAGGAATCACCCCGATAAAGACTTCGTCAGCTGTCCATTCAACGCTAAACATTTAATGCTGAGGTCAGAAGTGCGACACCATGTCACTCGGTGTCCAGATAGG tcagCCATCGAACAGTACAATtataaag GCAATGAAAAGGATGAAGATGGCTTTTTCTTCAAGGGCGACACTTCTGTGCCAACTTACTACCATTCTGAAAAGCTAGAGGACCCATTATCAGAAAATTGGGATG ATGAAGATGACAATTTGCAGAGGCCCGAGCTCATTGGAAATGTGCCGCCAATCGCAAGAACCCCAAG TTTGAGTCCCGAAGATCGCGAAAGATTAAAACGAAGGATGAGAAGTGAAGCAGTGTCGAGAGGAGCTAA CCCCGAGAGGTTGTTACGTTCTGAAGAATCGCCTGCTCGCCTGGATTTTCATGGTTGTTCAAACGTTTCGCCTTTTGGAAACCTAGAGAAGAATTCATCATCACACGGACATATTTCACCGCAGCGGCCAAAGACAAAATCCAACCCGATATTTCAACACTGTATCGGGAAAATGCAAAACTTAAACGGAAACACAAATAATGAACCTAGCAAAGAACATGGTCTGATACGAGACGAGACTGAACAAAATGCGCTTCGACACGATTTGGATGGTTACTTTACTGCGTCAAAGAGTGCAGATTTAAGGATAAGGAACATCGGGGACCAAGTGGCGAAATTAAAACTAGGCGTGGAAAGAAACAGTCAAGAGGTGCAtgaggcttctggtgttcgAGGGGTAACGGGACCTCGAGGATCGACGGGCATCGTGCCCCCTCATTTTTCTGGGTTTGGCAGAGCCAGACTCGCGGCCGAAGCCcggaaaaacaattttggtgGTATTTCCTCGAGCCCACCGAAAGCCGCGG GAAATGGAACAGTGAAAACAGTGCCTTCATATGGTCGCGGGAGAGGGATGTTGAGCTATTGTTAA